GGCCCACCGCAGCCGACTTCCGCGACCTGAGTGTTTTTCGGTGACGCGTGCGTGGCGAGCGACATGGACCTCGGACTCGACGGCGAGACGGTACTGGTGACGGCAAGTTCCAGCGGTCTCGGCCGGGGCTGTGCCGAGTCGCTGGTCGCCGAAGGCGCGAACGTGACAATCTGTGGCAGGGACGCGGCGCGACTCGCAGACGCAGAGTCAGTCGTCGCCGACGCAGGCCCCGGTGACGTGCTGGCGGTGCAGGCCGACGTGACCGACCCCGATTCGGTCGAAAACCTCGTGGACGCGACGGTCGCCGAGTACGGCGGTATCGACCACCTCGTCACCTCGGCCGGTGGCGTCCCGCCGGGCGGCTTCGCGGACCTCTCGGACAAGCAGTGGTACGGCGCGTACGACACACTCGTCATGAGCCTCGTCTGGACCGTCCGCGAGGCGTACCCCCACCTCGCCGAGAGCGACGCGGGGTCGATCACCTGCATCACCTCGACGAGCGTCCGGGAGGCCATCGACGACCTGCTCCTCTCGAACGCGGTCAGACGCGGCGTGATCGGCCTCGTGAAGACCGTCTCCCGGGAGTTCGCGCCCCAGGTACGCGCGAACGCGGTCCTGCCGGGTGCTCACGAGACGGCCCGTATCGAGGAGTTGATCGAGGCCGCCATCGACCGAGGCGAGTTCGCCGACTACGAAGAAGGGTTGGCCGACTGGGCGAGCGACATCCCGCTGAACCGGATCGGCGACCCGCGCGAACTCGGCGACACCGTGGCGTTTCTCGCCAGCGACCGGGCGAGTTTCGTGAACGGCGTCGCGCTCCCGGTTGACGGCGGCCGACTCAGAAGCTGAGACCGCGACCGGGCGACCGACCACTCAGAACTGCCCGTCGTCCCGCAGTTCCGCGACCGCCTCACGGACACGCTGGGCGTCCGCTTTCGGCACGACGAGCACCCGGTCGTCGTAGGCGACGACCGCCAGCCCCTCGACGCCGACGAGCGAGACGTGTTTGTCGTCGGTGGCGACCACGTTCTCCGTCGCGTCGACCGAGAGGTAGTCTCCGAGCGCGACGTTGCCCGCGTCGTCTGCGGCCAGTAGACGGTCCAGTGCGTCCCACGAGCCGAGGTCGTCCCAGCCGAAGGTCGCAGGCAGGACCGCCGCGTCGTCTGCTTCTTCCATCACGGC
This genomic window from Salinirubrum litoreum contains:
- a CDS encoding SDR family oxidoreductase; this encodes MDLGLDGETVLVTASSSGLGRGCAESLVAEGANVTICGRDAARLADAESVVADAGPGDVLAVQADVTDPDSVENLVDATVAEYGGIDHLVTSAGGVPPGGFADLSDKQWYGAYDTLVMSLVWTVREAYPHLAESDAGSITCITSTSVREAIDDLLLSNAVRRGVIGLVKTVSREFAPQVRANAVLPGAHETARIEELIEAAIDRGEFADYEEGLADWASDIPLNRIGDPRELGDTVAFLASDRASFVNGVALPVDGGRLRS